One genomic region from Artemia franciscana chromosome 17, ASM3288406v1, whole genome shotgun sequence encodes:
- the LOC136038224 gene encoding uncharacterized protein LOC136038224 → MNNMNALAGFSQLGSSPNQFALTPQFPSSSTQLLLPSTFMKRNCQLLSQSKEEGPAASTRIQRDIVIAELDHFAPQFALDAGFFDDRRRRRRETKNISKDKNHHSRSRKGDSRKKRDLIFPDTPQTMKRDSRDNQKQRKNTNPPADGMWWHRRGAKNTSSTSRNHHMRGRGKNSKNKRGAVLSDTLYTTTGDSKDDQNNQIRNSDKLVDDCETTASDLIAELYHQASLHHISSAQVNLAADTKQTEANKNKEVDKQWAALARPVLDHEGLDAATSLIFSALETQACARRKLCEVGRLIKNDKIRTKLGSFMKLIAHKSFHPFLGVFRVARKCEDIFCPTWK, encoded by the coding sequence aTGAACAATATGAATGCATTGGCTGGGTTTAGTCAATTGGGATCTTCACCAAATCAATTCGCACTAACGCCACAATTTCCCTCCTCCTCAACACAACTTCTTCTTCCATCAACTTTCATGAAAAGAAACTGTCAGCTACTGAGTCAATCCAAAGAGGAAGGCCCAGCTGCATCTACACGAATCCAACGAGATATCGTCATTGCTGAGCTAGATCACTTTGCGCCACAATTTGCTTTAGATGCCGGTTTCTTTGATGATCGACGGAGGCGTAGACGTGAAACAAAGAACATatcaaaagacaaaaatcaTCACTCACGAAGTCGTAAAGGGGACAGTAGAAAGAAACGAGACCTTATTTTTCCCGACACCCCACAAACTATGAAAAGAGATTCTAGAGAcaatcaaaaacaaagaaaaaacactaaccCACCGGCTGATGGTATGTGGTGGCACCGGCGTGGAGCAAAGAATACATCCTCCACCAGTAGAAATCATCACATGCGGGGACGTGGCaagaacagtaaaaataaaagaggcgCCGTTTTATCTGATACTCTATATACTACGACAGGAGATTCTAAGGACGATCAAAATAATCAGATAAGAAATAGTGACAAACTGGTTGATGATTGTGAAACTACAGCCTCCGACCTCATAGCTGAGTTGTACCATCAGGCAAGTCTTCACCATATTTCTTCGGCACAAGTAAATTTAGCAGCTGATACAAAACAAACggaagcaaataaaaataaagaagtcgACAAACAGTGGGCGGCGCTAGCAAGACCAGTACTTGACCATGAAGGCTTGGATGCAGCCACATCTCTTATTTTCAGTGCACTGGAAACGCAGGCATGCGCTAGAAGAAAGCTATGTGAGGTGGGCAGGCTAATTAAGAATGATAAAATACGCACGAAGCTTGGCTCGTTTATGAAGCTAATTGCTCACAAGAGCTTCCATCCATTTTTGGGGGTATTCCGAGTAGCAAGGAAATGTGAAGATATTTTCTGTCCCACCTGGAAATGA